The Deltaproteobacteria bacterium sequence GATGATTGTAATGTTTTTCCACGACACGCTTTGGTCCCATCGCCACTTTTCGCAAAAAACTGAAGAAAGTAAAAAAGACATGGCTTGCGTGATAAGTGGAGGTGTTCCAGTCCCCACCAATCAAAGTAGGCCCTTTAAAATTTTCTTTTGCCAGAAAATCCAGAATTGTTTTGGTTTGATGATAACGCTGGCGCTGGGAAGAGTGCGCGTCCAAGTGAAGAGTCACCGCTCTTAGAGGACCGGAGGGAAGTATTAAATCAACCACTACGGCCTGTTGGCTCCCAAGTCTTTTTTCTCTCCCACGCATTTTGTCTTTGCAATTCATGAGACGAATGGCTCTTGAATTTTGAATCGGCCATCTTGAAAAAATGGAATTTCCGTGAAGACCCAAACTATTTTCTCCGTCCACATCCCTTTCCATTCCATTTCCCTTGTCCAAATTAAGATAGGCCGGAACGAAAATATAATTTAACTGAAGCGCTTTCGCCAATTCCCGTGAAACATTTCTGTTTTGGGATCTGGCCATGCCCAAATCGGTTTCGGGACAAAAAAAGATATCCGCTTTTCCAAGTGTCGGGTGATTTTTTAAAATGTCGGCGATCCCATCAAAGCATATACCTCTTTCCAGATTCCAAGTCACACCCCGGAAACCTTCGCCAATCAGTGATTTTTCGATGGGCGGCGCGTAGTGTCCCACTTCATAATAATTCAAGAGTTGGGAAAGTTGAGGTTCAATGCTTTTATAAAAAGCAGATTTTTGAAGATTTTTTGTGGAACGCCATTTGCGAAGCTCCGGATAATAGGAGTGCAAATTGTGTGACAGCTCTGGAGTCTCCATCAGACTATACCCCTCTTAAGGGAACCTCCGAAAACTGTCCATCTGCGTTGTTGCCCGCAAACCCGCAATCCTCACATACCATTAAAGGTACGCTCCGGTTGCGGGTTTGCGGGCGCCTAGCATCTGGACAGTTTTGGGAGGTTCCCAATTATCACGGTTTCCGGATGTACCCTTAACTGGTCGATCAATTTCTCCAAATCTTGCGGCAGTTTTGTTTCGAAACGTTCCTGTTTTCCCGTGCGCGGATGTTTGAACGCCAACAAAGTTGCGTGAAGCGCGTGTCTTGGAAAACGTATTTTGCTTCCATACGTGTGATCCCCAATCAACGGATGTCCCTTTTCGGACAAGTGAACGCGCACTTGGTGCGTTCTGCCGGTTCCAACATTAATTGAAAGCTGTGTTGCGTTGGAATAGCGCTCTTTCACACGAAAGCGGGTGATGGCCTCTTTGCCTTCTCCTTTATTGTGCGCCACGCGTGATTTTTTTCCTCCTTCGAATTCTCCTTTTTCCAGCGGAAGATCAATTACACCTTCCTCTTGATCAACGCGTCCTTCTACAATGGCAATATAATTTCTTTCAATGCGGTGACCGCGAAATTGGTCTTCGAGTTGTTCGCCCACTTTTGATTTCGCCGCGACGATCACCCCGGAAGTATCTTTATCCAGACGATGCAATAATTTTATATACGAGCCGCGGGATTCTTTATGTTTTCTCTTTAAATACCCTTTGATCATTCCCAAAAGATGATCGTGTGGAGAATCTCCCTTTGGTTCGGTCAAAACGCCTGCGGGTTTATTGACGACAATAATATCGCGGTCTTCATAAAGAACTTCGAGAAATCTTTTTGCACTGCTGACGATACTCTCAGGAGAAACGCGCTCTATTCTTTTGTCATTGCGAGGTCCCGCAGGGACCGTGGCAATCTCCTCCTGTCTTCGTGGAAGATTGCTTCGCCCCTGTGGGGCTCGCAATGACGCTGGCTCATGAACTTCCGGCACACCTCCATCCGGAATTCGCACTTCCACCGCATCATTGGATTCCAACTCCCATCCGGCAATCAAAACGCGCCGATGGTTGACCAACACCTTGCCGTGATCGAGCAGATGCTTGATCTGCCCGCGCGAGAGGTTTGGCATTTTCTGTGTAAGCCACCGATCTATCCGGTGGCCCGACTCTCCTACATTAACGATAAATTGACGTGATTCCATGGTTGTGTTTATATCCCCCCCTATGACGAACATTAATTTAGCTGGTCTTTCTGCTGACATCCCTGATGATTGGAGTTGCCAAGGGATGCTCACCTTAACACTTCCCTCCACAGACAAGAGAGTCAAACCAAACGTTATTTTAACAAAAGAATTCCTACCGCAACCGCTCGAGTTAGCAGAGTATTTCGTCAAGATCAAGGAATCGATCCAAAAAAGAGGCATTCAGGACCTCAAAATTTCCAACGAAAAGGATTTGGTGGTCAGCGGCGTGCGCGGAAAGATGATGGTTTGCCAGTGGGACGTCTCTCAAATGGCCAAAATGGTGGGGAAAGACAAGGGGCAAGACCTCTCTCACATCCAACCGGGCCAAATTGTAAAACAGGTGCAAGTGACTCTGTTAAAGGGACAAATGGCCATCAACATGACCGCCAGTTTCCCCGCCGATCAATTCGACACCTACTACAAACCCTTCCAAGAATTTCTAAAGTCGATGAAGATTGGATAATTGCTAAGAACTACTGAAAGTGCTAGTTTCAAAATATGGCTGAAATTGAAACTATAACTTTCAATAGATTTAAACAGCTGGAATTACAGGGAAAATTAGAATCTTCCTCCTCTTTTCTTCTCCTTGGTCCAAGGCAAACCGGGAAGTCAACTATCTTGGCCAACATTTTCGATGCCATTCCAGAAGAAGAACAGCTTCGCTATTATTTTCAACTTCCTTCCCAAAGGGAGATTATCGAATCAGACCCCGAAGTTATTTTGAGGGCGGTCGAGGCAAAAAGAAAAGAAAAGCCAATCTGTTTACTGATCGATGAAATTCAAAAAATACCAAAAGTGATGGATGTCCTGCAATTTTTGATTGACCAAAAAAAAATCGTCCTTGCCGCCTGCGGCTCTTCGGCAAGAAAAATGAAACGGATGGGAACCAATTGGCTTCCCGGAAGAATTTTTCTTGAATATCTCTCGCCCTTGTCGTGGCAAGAATGTGGTTTAATTCAAAAGCCAGACAATTTTAAAGGCCATCTCCTTTTTGGTTTTCTTCCGGGGATTGTTTCTAAAGTGGATTTAAAACAAAAAGAAGAATTGCTGGCCTCTTATGCTCACCTTTATCTGGACGAAGAAATCAAAATGGAAGCGGTTGTGCGAAATTTGCCGAAATTTACCAAATTTTTGAGGCTTGCCGCTCTTGAGTCGGGCACATCGCCGAATCATACAAAAATTTCAAATCAGGTGGGGCTTAGTCATACGAGTATCCGCGACTATTTCCAGATTTTGGA is a genomic window containing:
- a CDS encoding RluA family pseudouridine synthase, with product MESRQFIVNVGESGHRIDRWLTQKMPNLSRGQIKHLLDHGKVLVNHRRVLIAGWELESNDAVEVRIPDGGVPEVHEPASLRAPQGRSNLPRRQEEIATVPAGPRNDKRIERVSPESIVSSAKRFLEVLYEDRDIIVVNKPAGVLTEPKGDSPHDHLLGMIKGYLKRKHKESRGSYIKLLHRLDKDTSGVIVAAKSKVGEQLEDQFRGHRIERNYIAIVEGRVDQEEGVIDLPLEKGEFEGGKKSRVAHNKGEGKEAITRFRVKERYSNATQLSINVGTGRTHQVRVHLSEKGHPLIGDHTYGSKIRFPRHALHATLLAFKHPRTGKQERFETKLPQDLEKLIDQLRVHPETVIIGNLPKLSRC
- a CDS encoding ATP-binding protein produces the protein MAEIETITFNRFKQLELQGKLESSSSFLLLGPRQTGKSTILANIFDAIPEEEQLRYYFQLPSQREIIESDPEVILRAVEAKRKEKPICLLIDEIQKIPKVMDVLQFLIDQKKIVLAACGSSARKMKRMGTNWLPGRIFLEYLSPLSWQECGLIQKPDNFKGHLLFGFLPGIVSKVDLKQKEELLASYAHLYLDEEIKMEAVVRNLPKFTKFLRLAALESGTSPNHTKISNQVGLSHTSIRDYFQILEDTLIIYRLEAFGTSRDSVLKTPKYYFFDVGVRNAAAPIGHSEGILQLQMGVLFEHFIIQEIMCHLQHKAPLSHWRSKQDHEVDLIIEKDGGRIAVEIKATDKPVAADFKGLDVFREKYGCKTALLVCQTSVAQKFGNFLAIPWQKMWEYI